AATTGGCGGCGGCGGAAAACATTGTGGGCTTTGTGGTCGGTCTGCCGGTGCACTTGGACGGGCGCGAAAGTCAGAAATCGGGCGAAGCGCGGCAGTTCGGCCAGTGGCTGGCGCAAACGACCGGCGTGAACGTGGTCTTTTTCGACGAGCGATTCACCACTTTCGAAGCCGAGCAAGCGCTACTGGGCGCCGAACTAACCAAAAAGCAACGAAAAGCGCGGCTGGATAAACTGGCGGCCCAAATTCTGCTATCCGCCTATTTAGAAGCTGGCTGCCCGGCGAGCTGCGAACCAAAAGGAATTGGATCGTGAAGAATGCGGAATGCGGAGTGGGGAATGCGGAGTTGTACCCGCGGATGAGTTGATTTTGTGTCTCAATAGTGCGATTGCGAAGCGCGTTTGTTGCCACGCGCTTGCCCAGGTGGCGGCGCATTCTTAAAATCGGGCGGCGCGGAAGTCGGTTCAATGGTTTGTCGCACGCCGACCATTTACTATTCGTCAAATAACCAGACGCCAGACTACCAGACACCAGACCACAAGACACCTTTCAAAAATGCTCCAGCGTAAGCCCGTTTTTCCCAACGTCATTGAAATGAACTATCAGGCCGGGCAGCGGCTGGGGTGCAATGTTTATTTGGTGTTCGACAAAAACGAGT
The genomic region above belongs to Pirellulales bacterium and contains:
- the ruvX gene encoding Holliday junction resolvase RuvX; this encodes MAAATGRLAGIDFGTVRIGIAITDPERRIASPLANYTRHGAAADAEYFRKLAAAENIVGFVVGLPVHLDGRESQKSGEARQFGQWLAQTTGVNVVFFDERFTTFEAEQALLGAELTKKQRKARLDKLAAQILLSAYLEAGCPASCEPKGIGS